One window from the genome of Nitrospiraceae bacterium encodes:
- a CDS encoding DUF86 domain-containing protein yields MSDSRDSQREWRFYLQDMIGFAEKWLSYTDGMDQQQFVDSGITYDATLRNLELIGEAASRVPDNIRAAHADVPWRMIIATRNRLTHAYLGIDDDMIWSIIQDDLPALIPKLKKIV; encoded by the coding sequence ATGTCTGATTCGCGTGACTCGCAGAGAGAATGGCGTTTCTATCTTCAGGATATGATTGGTTTTGCGGAGAAGTGGTTATCGTATACCGATGGCATGGACCAGCAACAGTTTGTCGACAGCGGTATCACGTACGATGCCACGCTGCGCAACCTGGAACTCATTGGCGAAGCGGCCAGCCGAGTACCGGACAACATCCGTGCGGCGCATGCGGACGTTCCCTGGCGGATGATCATTGCCACCCGTAACCGATTGACTCACGCTTATCTGGGAATTGATGACGATATGATCTGGAGTATTATCCAGGATGACCTACCCGCTTTGATTCCAAAACTGAAAAAAATCGTTTAA
- a CDS encoding type I restriction endonuclease subunit R, whose protein sequence is MPYTEDTLVQQTTANYLEQQLGWQSLLAWNNEDFGPDSLLGRASDREVVLTRPLRAKLVALNPGLPDAAYDDAVRQITAIVASQTLVATNREKYAQMRDGVLITFRNDKGERVHQRLWLFDFKEPENNDFLCVRELWVRGDLYRRRADIVGFVNGLPLLFIECKNIHKNLKTAFEKNFSDYRDTVPHLFHHNAMVMFGNGQQAKIGSITSRWEHFNEWKRLAEETQGAVDMETLLRGVCAKRNFLDLVENFILFDESAGEPKKIISRNHQFLGVNRAIDSVRDRKARLGKLGVFWHTQGSGKSYSMVMFTRKVHRKLGGNFTFLVLTDRDDLDTQIYKTFTNCGVISDHENCRAASGHHLNALLTEHKAYVFSLIQKFNQKVEPEQPYNPRDDIIVITDEAHRTQYGTLALNLRNALPNASYIGFTGTPLFKDDEITRRVFGEYVSTYDFQRAVDDHATVPLYYDARGEKLGIAIGDLNERLAEKLEEIETDCIDVEQRLEKELKRDYHIITAGKRLDQVARDFVQHYSTAWETGKAMLVCIDKVTCVRMYKLIGFYWNARIQELAKTPAADEQDELFRQCQIAWMRETRMAVVVSEEQGEVAKFNKWDLDITPHRKLMKDGIDLPESMRAKPEYRNMQTMVLDDAFKAEEHPLRVAIVCAMWLTGFDVPTLSTLYLDKPLKAHTLMQAIARANRVAEGKNNGLIVDYCGILKHLRQALATFAGMRPEGEGGGTEPARPEEELLADLAEAITLVRVFLSDRHAALDDVIIKSGFERNAAIIACKEAANENDETRKRFEVMCREVFKKFKACINVPGVNACRTDRDAINIVYKSLQQDREQADITDIIRQLHQVVDKAIEVRSDRAAEPSRPYDISKIDFERLRQEFDRSPKKNTTVQNLREAVEQRLQRLLRQNPLRTNFQQHYENIVAEYNREKDRVTIEHTFEALFKLVQELDDEAHRAVREGLNEESLAIFDLLKKPDLKPPDIQRIKAVATQLLARLKEEKLRVDQWREKEATRDAVRQAIYDFLWNENTGLPIDCFAEQDVEVKTEEVFRHIYRTYPTLPSPYFTAHAAM, encoded by the coding sequence ATGCCCTACACCGAAGACACCCTTGTCCAGCAAACCACCGCCAATTACCTTGAGCAGCAGCTTGGGTGGCAGTCGCTGTTGGCCTGGAATAACGAGGACTTCGGGCCGGACAGTCTGCTCGGGCGGGCCTCCGACCGTGAGGTGGTGCTGACGCGACCGCTTCGCGCAAAGCTGGTGGCGCTGAATCCTGGCCTCCCGGATGCCGCCTATGACGATGCGGTGCGACAGATTACGGCCATTGTCGCCTCGCAAACCCTGGTTGCCACCAACCGCGAGAAGTATGCACAGATGCGCGATGGCGTGCTGATCACCTTCCGCAACGACAAGGGCGAGCGGGTACACCAGCGGCTATGGCTTTTTGATTTCAAAGAGCCGGAGAACAATGATTTTCTCTGCGTGCGCGAGCTGTGGGTGCGTGGCGATCTGTACCGGCGTCGGGCTGATATCGTCGGCTTCGTGAACGGCCTGCCGCTGCTGTTTATCGAGTGCAAGAACATCCACAAGAATCTCAAGACCGCTTTCGAGAAAAACTTCTCCGATTATCGCGACACCGTTCCGCACCTGTTTCACCACAACGCGATGGTGATGTTCGGCAACGGCCAGCAGGCCAAGATCGGTTCCATCACCAGCCGCTGGGAACACTTCAACGAATGGAAGCGGCTGGCCGAGGAAACGCAGGGCGCGGTGGACATGGAAACGCTGCTCAGAGGTGTGTGTGCCAAGCGCAATTTCCTCGACCTGGTGGAAAACTTCATCCTGTTTGATGAGTCCGCAGGGGAACCCAAAAAGATTATCTCCCGCAACCACCAGTTTCTCGGCGTGAATCGGGCGATCGACTCGGTACGCGACCGCAAGGCACGGCTGGGCAAGTTGGGTGTGTTCTGGCACACACAAGGCTCGGGGAAAAGCTATTCGATGGTGATGTTCACCCGGAAGGTCCACCGCAAGCTGGGCGGCAACTTTACCTTTCTGGTGCTGACCGACCGCGACGACCTCGACACCCAGATCTACAAGACCTTCACTAATTGCGGGGTGATCAGCGATCATGAGAATTGTCGCGCCGCCAGCGGCCATCACCTGAACGCGCTGCTGACCGAACACAAAGCCTATGTGTTTTCGCTGATTCAAAAGTTCAACCAGAAGGTGGAGCCGGAGCAGCCTTACAATCCACGCGACGACATCATTGTCATCACCGACGAGGCGCACCGCACACAGTACGGTACGCTGGCGCTGAACCTGCGCAATGCTCTGCCAAACGCCAGCTATATCGGGTTTACCGGCACGCCCTTGTTTAAAGACGACGAGATTACCCGCCGTGTGTTCGGCGAGTATGTCTCAACCTATGACTTTCAACGCGCCGTGGATGACCACGCCACGGTGCCCCTCTATTACGACGCCCGCGGCGAGAAGCTGGGCATTGCCATTGGCGACCTCAATGAACGCCTTGCCGAAAAGCTTGAAGAGATTGAAACCGACTGCATCGACGTGGAGCAGCGCCTAGAAAAGGAGCTGAAGCGCGACTATCACATCATCACTGCCGGGAAGCGCCTGGATCAGGTGGCGCGGGATTTTGTGCAGCACTATTCCACCGCCTGGGAGACGGGCAAGGCCATGCTGGTGTGCATCGACAAGGTGACCTGCGTGCGCATGTACAAGTTGATCGGCTTTTATTGGAATGCGCGCATTCAAGAACTGGCAAAAACACCCGCGGCCGATGAACAGGACGAGCTGTTTCGCCAGTGTCAGATTGCTTGGATGCGCGAGACCCGGATGGCCGTGGTTGTGAGCGAGGAACAGGGCGAGGTCGCCAAGTTCAACAAGTGGGACCTGGACATTACTCCGCACCGCAAGCTGATGAAAGACGGGATCGATCTGCCGGAATCCATGCGTGCCAAGCCCGAATACCGCAACATGCAGACCATGGTGCTGGATGATGCCTTCAAGGCCGAGGAACACCCGTTGCGCGTGGCCATCGTCTGCGCCATGTGGCTCACCGGCTTTGATGTGCCAACCTTGTCGACCTTGTATCTGGATAAGCCCCTTAAGGCTCACACGCTGATGCAGGCCATTGCACGCGCCAATCGCGTGGCCGAGGGAAAGAATAACGGCCTGATCGTGGACTATTGCGGTATCCTCAAGCACCTGCGCCAGGCGCTGGCCACGTTTGCCGGGATGCGGCCGGAAGGCGAAGGCGGCGGGACCGAGCCAGCTCGGCCCGAGGAAGAGTTGCTAGCCGATTTGGCCGAAGCGATCACCTTGGTGCGAGTCTTTCTGTCTGACCGGCATGCTGCGCTGGATGACGTGATCATAAAGAGCGGCTTTGAGCGAAATGCCGCCATCATTGCCTGCAAAGAGGCGGCTAATGAAAATGACGAAACCCGCAAGCGCTTCGAGGTCATGTGCCGCGAAGTGTTCAAGAAATTCAAAGCCTGTATCAATGTGCCGGGGGTGAACGCCTGCCGCACGGATCGGGATGCGATCAATATCGTGTATAAGAGTCTGCAACAGGATCGTGAGCAGGCGGATATCACCGATATCATCCGCCAGCTGCACCAGGTTGTAGATAAGGCCATCGAGGTGCGATCCGATCGCGCGGCTGAACCTTCCAGACCTTACGACATCAGCAAGATTGATTTTGAGCGACTGCGGCAAGAGTTCGACCGCAGTCCGAAAAAGAACACGACGGTGCAGAACCTGCGCGAGGCGGTCGAGCAGCGTCTGCAACGGCTTTTGCGGCAAAACCCCTTGCGCACCAACTTTCAGCAGCATTATGAGAATATTGTGGCAGAGTACAACCGAGAGAAAGACCGGGTGACCATCGAGCACACCTTCGAGGCCCTATTCAAGCTGGTGCAGGAACTCGATGATGAAGCCCACCGCGCCGTGCGCGAGGGGCTGAATGAGGAGTCACTGGCCATCTTCGACCTGCTGAAAAAGCCGGATCTGAAGCCACCCGACATCCAACGCATTAAGGCGGTGGCCACACAGTTACTGGCCCGGTTAAAGGAAGAGAAATTACGGGTTGATCAGTGGCGCGAGAAAGAAGCGACCCGGGATGCCGTTCGCCAGGCGATATATGATTTTCTCTGGAACGAAAATACCGGCCTGCCGATAGATTGCTTTGCCGAACAGGATGTGGAGGTCAAGACTGAAGAAGTTTTCCGTCATATCTATCGTACCTATCCGACCCTGCCTTCCCCGTATTTCACGGCACATGCGGCAATGTGA
- a CDS encoding acyloxyacyl hydrolase — translation MSKFPVTIAGILVMTVWLSVIFSGLAHTKETELLSVGIRGGANSETIGIPPTEKEDFEQYDVFAVVGTPWSWDFSSGWDIRFRLNLAAGTLRAAGDSGFIGELSPGIAFSKASWRLTFDIGGGAAYLSQEKYGRQDIGGPVQIIGHGGLTYHLPWNVSVGYRFHHMSDAAIYGSNNRGVDLHMIELSYRF, via the coding sequence GTGTCAAAATTCCCAGTGACGATAGCCGGTATCCTGGTGATGACAGTGTGGCTTTCGGTAATCTTTTCGGGCCTAGCCCACACAAAAGAGACTGAATTACTCTCTGTCGGGATACGGGGAGGGGCCAATTCTGAAACGATTGGCATCCCGCCCACCGAAAAAGAAGATTTTGAGCAATACGATGTGTTTGCGGTTGTCGGGACTCCTTGGAGTTGGGACTTTTCTTCTGGATGGGATATCCGTTTTAGGCTGAATCTTGCCGCAGGGACGTTGAGAGCGGCCGGAGACTCCGGGTTTATCGGGGAGCTCAGTCCTGGAATTGCCTTTTCAAAGGCAAGCTGGAGACTCACATTCGATATTGGTGGCGGTGCGGCGTATCTGAGCCAGGAGAAGTATGGTCGCCAGGATATAGGAGGGCCCGTTCAAATTATTGGGCATGGTGGCCTTACCTATCATCTTCCCTGGAACGTATCTGTCGGGTATCGATTCCATCATATGTCAGATGCCGCAATATACGGGAGTAATAATCGCGGAGTGGATCTGCACATGATTGAGCTCAGCTATCGGTTCTGA
- a CDS encoding HDOD domain-containing protein: protein MALSTITPLAQEERETLRSFLAGQLERGNLDLPLLPVVANRVLLLSNDPDADASKLSSLIQQDQALAGQILRIANSPSYATRTPIVSLQQAITWLGLTMLAGLAFSVSVQSGVFQTTGYEKEVRNLWRHALATGLFGKEIARRMRHNVENAFLCGLLHTIGKPAILHLLSQSPDKSPEPVPWTTVESLFEEFHVMAGSKLAAVWQLPDPVQETIRYYQDDHYHQGLSPTKGAMITCLAHHLASLMLGNSTHDEDTLLTLPIVQDLNFYPEDMTALLELRKPIKASVECFLP from the coding sequence ATGGCTCTCTCTACGATCACGCCCCTTGCACAAGAAGAAAGGGAAACCCTCCGTTCCTTCCTCGCCGGTCAATTGGAACGAGGCAATCTGGATCTCCCTCTTCTGCCCGTGGTGGCCAATCGGGTTCTTCTGCTTTCAAATGATCCGGATGCGGACGCCTCAAAGCTGTCTTCATTGATTCAACAAGACCAGGCCCTTGCGGGACAAATCCTCCGCATTGCCAATTCCCCTTCCTATGCGACGCGCACACCGATCGTCTCGCTGCAACAAGCCATTACATGGTTGGGGTTGACGATGTTGGCCGGGTTAGCATTTTCGGTGTCGGTACAAAGCGGCGTATTTCAAACGACCGGCTATGAAAAAGAAGTACGGAACCTCTGGCGGCACGCCTTAGCGACGGGGCTTTTCGGAAAGGAAATCGCCAGACGAATGCGTCATAATGTGGAAAACGCCTTTTTGTGCGGGCTTCTGCATACCATCGGAAAACCCGCCATTCTACATCTGCTCTCCCAATCCCCAGACAAATCACCGGAACCGGTTCCCTGGACTACGGTTGAATCTCTCTTTGAAGAGTTTCACGTCATGGCAGGCTCTAAATTGGCGGCCGTCTGGCAACTGCCCGATCCGGTTCAGGAAACAATCCGCTACTACCAGGACGACCACTACCACCAAGGACTTTCCCCCACAAAGGGAGCCATGATCACCTGCCTTGCTCATCATTTAGCCTCTCTCATGCTTGGAAATTCAACACATGACGAAGATACCCTGCTCACACTTCCCATCGTACAGGATCTGAATTTTTACCCTGAAGACATGACGGCCCTTCTGGAATTGCGGAAACCCATCAAGGCAAGCGTGGAGTGTTTTTTGCCATGA
- a CDS encoding SDR family oxidoreductase, which produces MKRLEGKIAVVTGSSSGIGKAIALRFGEEGARVVVAARRFDLCQKTVAQIQEGGGIAHAQQTDISQEEQVEALMQETMRRFGRLDILVNNAGVVGGGRVADTSTKMFDEVVGTNLRGTFFCCRAGFQHMKKQGGGLIINISSVAGVQAWAGTGTYSASKHGIMALTKSLADEGRAFHIKVSAICPGGVADELVDATPEEILNSEKINPYDVAETAIFLATLGYHTVVHQVVLDRLGADW; this is translated from the coding sequence ATGAAACGGTTAGAAGGGAAAATCGCGGTCGTCACGGGAAGCAGCAGCGGGATTGGAAAGGCCATTGCCCTTCGATTCGGAGAAGAGGGAGCAAGGGTGGTGGTGGCCGCCAGGCGATTCGATCTATGTCAAAAGACTGTGGCGCAGATACAAGAGGGTGGCGGAATCGCGCATGCTCAACAAACGGATATTTCGCAGGAAGAACAAGTCGAGGCGCTCATGCAGGAGACCATGAGGCGCTTTGGGCGCCTTGATATTCTTGTTAATAATGCTGGCGTGGTTGGAGGAGGACGGGTGGCTGACACATCTACAAAAATGTTTGATGAGGTGGTGGGCACCAATTTGCGGGGGACCTTTTTCTGTTGTCGAGCCGGGTTTCAACACATGAAAAAGCAGGGAGGCGGGCTTATCATCAACATCTCCAGTGTCGCCGGCGTTCAGGCCTGGGCAGGAACAGGCACTTACAGCGCTTCAAAGCATGGCATTATGGCCTTGACCAAGTCGCTGGCCGATGAAGGGCGTGCCTTTCATATCAAAGTGAGTGCGATCTGCCCGGGTGGTGTGGCCGATGAATTGGTGGATGCGACGCCTGAAGAAATCCTCAACAGTGAAAAGATCAATCCCTATGATGTGGCCGAAACCGCCATATTTTTGGCGACATTGGGATACCATACGGTTGTGCATCAGGTTGTTTTGGATCGGCTGGGGGCTGATTGGTAA
- the sthA gene encoding Si-specific NAD(P)(+) transhydrogenase: protein MTSPTRFDLIVIGSGPAGQKAAIQGAKAGKQVALIEQTREVGGACVYQGTIPSKTLRESALQMVRFLQATEVFEFRMRDDVKITSLMTRLDRVVRAHGKFMRDQLTRNGIHCFHGRAGFTTDHEIRIQKIDGTAALITAPIIIIATGSRPRVPENIPIDHEHILDSDSVLSLVYLPKSLTVLGGGVIASEYASIFTLLGVQVTMVDTADRPLKFLDQELTDEFCEAFEKTGGHYRGEQKIATVQWDGCSKVTTILANGETLESEKVLVALGRVSNLEHLNLQATGIHPTTRGLIPVNTHCQTTVPHIYAVGDVIGPPSLASCSMEQGRRAVCHALGLNPGGAPEHIPMGIYTIPEMSSVGLSEQEATAKYGGATVGRARFHEIARGQISGMTNGLLKMVADSTGEHLLGIHIVGEGATELIHIGQMGLLHRMPIDRFIDNIFNFPTLAETYRVAALDIAKQRQH, encoded by the coding sequence ATGACATCACCGACCCGATTTGATCTCATTGTGATCGGAAGCGGCCCGGCAGGACAAAAAGCCGCCATTCAAGGCGCCAAAGCAGGAAAGCAGGTGGCCCTCATCGAGCAAACCCGGGAGGTGGGAGGGGCATGCGTCTATCAGGGCACCATTCCCAGCAAAACGTTACGGGAAAGCGCCCTCCAAATGGTGCGATTTCTCCAGGCAACTGAAGTCTTTGAATTCCGCATGCGCGACGATGTCAAAATCACCAGCCTGATGACCCGCTTGGACCGGGTCGTGCGCGCGCATGGGAAGTTCATGAGGGACCAACTCACCCGAAATGGTATCCACTGCTTTCATGGTCGCGCGGGCTTTACGACCGACCATGAAATACGAATCCAAAAAATTGATGGCACGGCCGCCCTTATCACCGCGCCGATTATCATCATCGCCACCGGCTCGCGCCCACGCGTCCCTGAGAATATTCCCATCGACCATGAACATATTCTGGATAGCGACTCCGTTCTCTCCCTGGTGTATTTGCCGAAATCCCTGACCGTGTTGGGAGGTGGCGTCATCGCAAGTGAATACGCCTCAATTTTTACCTTGCTGGGAGTGCAGGTCACCATGGTGGATACGGCGGACCGCCCGCTCAAATTCTTGGATCAAGAACTCACCGATGAATTTTGTGAAGCGTTTGAGAAAACCGGGGGGCACTATCGGGGTGAACAAAAAATCGCCACAGTCCAGTGGGACGGATGCTCTAAGGTGACCACCATTTTAGCAAACGGTGAAACGCTGGAAAGTGAAAAGGTGCTGGTAGCTCTCGGTCGAGTGTCCAATCTGGAACATTTAAACTTACAAGCCACGGGCATCCACCCGACGACTCGTGGGCTCATTCCGGTCAATACCCACTGCCAAACGACGGTTCCCCATATCTATGCTGTCGGTGACGTCATTGGCCCCCCGTCACTGGCATCCTGCTCCATGGAACAGGGGCGACGTGCCGTCTGTCATGCCTTGGGCCTCAACCCCGGCGGCGCTCCGGAGCATATACCCATGGGAATCTATACCATCCCTGAAATGTCGAGCGTGGGATTAAGCGAGCAGGAAGCCACGGCCAAGTATGGGGGTGCGACAGTGGGAAGAGCGAGGTTTCATGAAATTGCACGAGGACAGATTTCCGGCATGACCAATGGATTGCTTAAAATGGTCGCCGACTCAACAGGCGAGCACCTGTTAGGTATTCATATCGTCGGGGAAGGAGCAACCGAACTGATTCATATTGGGCAAATGGGATTGCTTCACCGTATGCCTATCGACCGATTCATTGATAACATCTTCAACTTCCCGACTCTCGCCGAAACCTATCGGGTCGCCGCACTCGATATCGCCAAACAACGTCAGCACTAA